The sequence below is a genomic window from Crassostrea angulata isolate pt1a10 unplaced genomic scaffold, ASM2561291v2 HiC_scaffold_1, whole genome shotgun sequence.
tatatatatatatatatataaatatatatatatatatatatatatatatatatatatatatatatatatatattgaaacacaataaaatccacagtggtcggcgagttatagataaaaattaaataagaaaacacgaaaaacgttcaatatagcttaagcgctttcatttttcatttcatatagcttctgaagattttaaaatgaaagcgcttaagctatattgaacgtttttcgtgttttcttatttaatttttatatatatatatatatatatatatatatatatatatatatatatatatatatatatatatatatatatatatatatatatatatatatatatatagtataaatCCACACAcgtagtattatatgaaaaaaatcacaacaccgaAATAAACTCAATTAGTTTCACAACACTGACATAAACTCGTCAGATTTTGcctatttatatttcattattgtCATAACTTCTCTAAAGAGTGATTGGTTAGCTATATAGTTTATAAAACGACTAGCTAGTTATCTTATCACTTATCTTGGAATTTTTTTGCGTAGTAATGGTTCTATGAATACGTATACCTTGCCTACTTACTGTATAGTTGTCGACTGTTTAGTTTAAGAATTGGGGAGAGGtgtttttcttaaattgaaATGCTGTCTTTGAGAAATTATCGTCACCATATATTTGCCTAATTGTAGTTATATTGTCAAGCATTTTCCCCGTTTTTGTTTTCATGCTTGAAGATATATGGTTAGAGATTCTTTGCATATTcttatggaaataaaaaaatatccttTTCTATTCTAAACCTAGAACTGTTTAATCTGTCTAGAGCATTTATGTCaagcattgtttacatattttgttcagTACATCTGACGACCATTCTCTAGATAAGAGTCAACAATCGACGCTTCCTATAAGAGTGATTAATGTGTTCTGTGCATGTGTGCAGTAATGCTATTGTAATGTTTCTGAAATATGATCATATTTCAACCTCAAAAATGTGCATTTGCTTGTGTTAAGTACGAGTCTTCAAAAACAAATCTGAatgttcataaaaataatcTGATTTCCTAGCAGCGCCAGCttgtagaaaattttaaaggGATGGAGGGACAGTCAAGGTGTAATGTCATATTCAACAAAGAATTCGCGGTGGCAGATTGCAATCAGCTGTTGTCCTAAGACCTTTGTGAAGTGTGACCACGTGTTAGTGTTGGTCACGCAGATCAATAAATTAACCAGTCTGTGTGAACGGAATGTACATAGACAAAACATGGAGAATCTTCACAATCTTACCTGTACCTTTAGTTACATGGCATACTTCCTTGGTCAAGAACTGGTACCTGTCACAAACTACCGGTGTTCCTGGGCTGTCAGGTGCGTTTCCCTCCCGTGTGATAACTGTCCTGTTTACATGTGAAGATCAGCTGATCGTAATAAAGGTGGCGTCAAGAAATTCTTCCATCGTGAAGTTCTTAACAAACACTTCTAATTTACAAGACGATTTTTGTTGTATTTGAtgaaggaatcattctttgagtattatgacgTGATCAAGACGATTGGGGTGATCAAATGCAATAAAACCTGAAGGCACATCAATGAAAGAATTGGTTAAGCCCTATTTTATTTGATCACctgataatgtttaaaaaaatgattcactATTGCTTACTTTTAtgtaattttcagcaattgtaggattaaatatataatagtcattgatgaaatgtataggaatatacattacaaaatcgctTTGTAGTGTTATCAAAGACaatggaaatgtaaatattatgatATCTTGTTTTTGTTGAAATAACAGATTATCATTTAACAGGTGATAGAAATTTTATCTATAAGAattctatcgatatatttttgCGAAAATGAGTGACCAAACAGGTTAACTATAGTCTAAACGTATAGAAGCCTCAGAACATAAGTTCGTATATCTCAAACGACCGATGGAAAGGTACAGGGTACCATCAGTGTCGTACCTATGATAAATTTGTACTGTTCTATGAAAACACCATGTACCTTCCGACAAGTATGAGAGAAATGGTAAGATATGGTCACAGAAGAAAATAGTTCTTTTTCATAACATCTAGCGGAAAAAAGTAtatcttcaaaaatttatttatttaaaacaaatatacgGTGTGAGATAATAATAAATGGCTTTTTGTGATTCGTGTAAAGGCAAACTAAGGAATAATATAATCGAGGACGAAGAAAATGGTCAAAGTAAGAAAATAAAGACATTGTTGAATTGCTCTCAATAAAAATGTTAGtacaagatattttaattttaatgtacaaagttttataaatatatcttaaacattcttatattctgtttgaaatgcaaaataaggaaaaaataaagaGAGTTTCGATGGGAAGGTCAAGGTGAGAGGTTGTGACACAGTTGAATAGGCCTTACCTATACATATTCTCTTACCAATAACCTTCTGTTATAATCactgtctttgtctgtaataacattacgaatcaattttgaagccaATAGCCCCATAATTTCATAACGATGAGGTGCACAAATTGgccgtgtcttatagcataaccgaactactgtattggctgcgccgcttACTAATACAAAGCATGTGCTACATGCAAAATTAGTGgttttaaatgttgttttaaagtgtaaaaattggaaatgatataaatttaagtaataaggaatcattccttgaatattataaggtgataatttcgatcggagcgtggtcaaatctatcatcaAACTCAAAGAATTCCTCATtcctaaattaaaaattattgtttttaatgtatatgcCATCTAAGGGCCCTTGGAATAAATGAATATAACTTCGTAAAATATTATTCAGCGTGGACACAAAACATTAGGATAAAAGGTCTTACCTGTACTGCAGTGTTCCTGACAATAGAACGGTCCTGTTTAAAGTTCTCAGGTTCaaggtatttttgtttttcgtatgaaaacataatttagtCAAAAGTTGCtcttaattgttttcatttctatTATATTTGTCGCAGCTAAAGTGAAAGACACCAACCTTCACATTGTAAGAACTGTTCCAGAAGTCGCAATAAAGAACACTCTAGGATTGATCTGAATGCTATACACATTTGATAgcaatttattaacaaaatttataattGAAGATGATTTCCCTAATATAACACTATTCGAGAAAGTTGTTTTTATTCCTGCATAAAACAGGCTGGGTCAGTAGGTCACAGGAGCGCATGGATAATCTGGGTcactactttttcattttttgttttattcattattttttttttttcacagaaaaaAACACATCAGTTACGAggacaaaatatttgtttaaaaggGTAACTTAATCTAGATACTAGAAATATGTGAACTCAATGGgccctttttatttttatatacatgagtGAATTGTTTATCAGTAGGATTCAATGTTAATGTCGCTTTAATTGCATATAGTAATACTTTATATATACTTATAAAAATACCTGTCTTTGTTGCCACAAGGATCTATTTTATACTCCCTATACTGACTTAGGCTGTATCTTGTTTTTAACTTGCAAAATATAGAGTTCAAAATggcataaaaatattattttcatgttgaatatttatttgatgACTCTCTTGCATCAGAGTGCAGATAACAGAACAggaaaattaatgttaaataataaaattaattaaattgatattgatatCAAACCATGATAACTTGTGGAACACGAGTCGTGCCTACGATTATCGTTTAATCGTATGCCCACGTAAAGTTGTGAGCATAGAAGAGGAaatgtttgtgtcatatttatattCCCTGGTGCCTCACTTTGCGACAAAGATGTATCCAGTATTTGTGTTTTTCGGAGTTTTAGCGATATCTCACGGATATGGTGAGCTAAATCAGTAATTTTTCTTCAGGTTTAACTAAATATCGCTGCAATTAAAGCCGGTTCAAGCTGTATATTTTTGGTaatgatttgatatttataaatactggTGTGCCcataatgataaaagaaaatgcaaCTCTCATGCAACTAGTTCATGCATAATAGCATTTAAAAGCAAATACATCTGTTTTAGAAATTTATCGACGCATtggaaatttattaaaaattatatttttggcgGGGGTGGGGAAGGGGTGGGAATATGATGCGTGTAAATAAAAGGGGTTAATGTTATATTAATGTTTTAACATAGGTCTCAAAACTCATACCACATGTTTGATAGAGAGTGTGCAAAAATAGAAAACTATAACAGACTGCTTTATTATGGATCATGCAACAGCCCTCTAAATACGATATCAAATACTAATATGCATTggaattaataaaatgattttactgttatttggttttttttaaatattaagctGTTATATCTGTCAACATAGGTTCAGGGTGAGATGTCAAACCATTAAAACGCCCACCCCCGAGAAGATAATtccacaatatattttttacgaTATGTTCccaagaaaaacatatgttgaCATGACTATAAAGCATTTGATGATATGATTAAATCACATTCTTAAATCAATATGTCAAACTCAATATTATGTTACGTCGATAACGCAGATAGCTATTAAACTGGTAAAATTCAATAAGgtgatttaaattttatagaaaTCAAGATACAGTTCAATTCATTTGCATATATTAGAGGTCACAATAATTCATATGATGACAATACAGTAAAAAGAGGGACAGTTAATGAGTTGCAATACACTTCCGCATGTTTTGGATTATGGTAACAATATTATATCCTGATAAATCTTCATGTTTAGAGAAATGAGAAATCTATTCACGATACAAATTCTCAACAAAGATAGGTGttaacgggtttttttttacattgaaacaTGCTTTAAAGTTTATTGATTTGAATTGTTATGTAGAAACGCAGTGACTATCGGTGcctttatcaataaaatttttttctaaaacagtTAATGTTGCCATAAACAAACCAACATTTCAACAATACCCTGTACTAGATGACGACAAATTTGACTCCAGTAACGCTGTGGACGGACGTAAATCTGACCTGAGCGAGGATGGAGGTCAATGTGCTGTATCAGCTCAAGAACAAACCGCCACCTTGTGGGTGAACCTGACCAGTATCCACAGCATCCATCACATCACGGTCTACTTCATGACGGACAATGATCCATGGGGTATAGTCACATTCACTTAAATGttcaacataaaatatattaatgttgTAACGGGACTGTTTTGTGCTTAGTCCGCTATATCACATGATCACTaaagaataaattttttttttagaataattatGTTCTTACTAAATAACGAACATGTATAGATATAACGTAACAAGTAtgaaataataacaaataaaatccatAAGAGTGTGCAACTAACCATAATCAAAATcgtttataaaaatttatcctcaATTCCTAAAACGCATCTATACAATAAAGTGTAACTCTCATACAATCAAAAAAGGATATTCTCAATTACTTTTGGAATGACCTTTTTCAAGCCCTAACtaatttacattaaatattGGTATTACCTCCTAACGAACCAAATGGTTTTGGAAAAGATTTAAatgttgatttaatttttattaaacgAGGACTTGGCGATGAATTGATGGATGCGCAGGTAACTGAGAACAGCTctcataaaaaattgttaaatgtaaatatgtaaCACAATgctttttcttaatccttactttactcatttttgatttgttttcattttaatcctattttatttctattttttatctttatatgcAAATGCAGCGCGCAAATTTTGATACATTGAAAGGATGTTGAAATTTATTagcatttataaaaataacgtCTTAGTTGTAATATAGAAACAATGTTGactatataatataataacaaaaaaaatctttgatttaAGTTGGAAGCGCCTATGTTCTTCAACCTTCATTGTAGTAATTATACTTACGTATACGTTTTAAAATCATCCTTTGTTAACTTCGAAATATGAGCgaaaaattgattcaaaatttaaaataattttaagtaattttaatgtttagtcGATTGTCCAGTGCATTGTCTAAAAACGTAGAACTTACTAATAGGGCTAGAAAAGGTTGGTCCAAGTTTTTATTATCACTAAAACCAGacggaaaaaaaaaatactgtcaTATTTGACGTGAACAACCCGAagtcaaaatatataaagatcCCATCATATATGGTCTAGTGTAAGCACAGTGACTAcagaaaagaataaaaatagtGTAAATAAGATTTGTTCTGCTCTATTCTTAAATCAAGTTGAACCTCGATCATTTTAAAGGGAGAAATGTGcatgaaatttataattaattgaTCAAATTGTAATGTTTTAAGTAGGTTAATAATCCACTTCCTTTGATTTTTATGCATGCGTCCAATACAACAGACatctacaaaaataaatatattattaaaaacataaaatgcaaaataaggaatgccaaaaaaaaaaatcaaattttccaACAAACAATTTATGTTTGTAAACAAACGTGTACTTAAGCGTCACTGCTTTGAATACATCGAGTTTACAGGTGAGTGTTTACATTTCTTTTGTTGTATTTTCAAAAGCATCATTAAAATACTAAAGAAGTAAactaacaataaataaataaatagatattctaataagaaatgaaatttgaaattgagtaaacattattttatattattatatacctTGGATTTCTCttaatttgaaagatttttctctaaaataatcCAAATTGCCAGGAAGTACAACTGCACGTTGTTGCGTTTGTGTTCGGAGATACCTGGTATGAATGAATGTTTTTAGTTTATACGTGggtgaatttttacaccttGGGTGTAAAGCATATATTGCTAGAATTATGTGCTCTGAATTAAGCACAACTTAAATTGTTTTCACGAAACCAGACGTTAGTGTGTTAGTGTTTGGAGATTGCTTTTTCAAGTGACTTAATTAGACGAAGGTTAAGCTTTGTTGAATTTCCAACCTCACCATCAAattccagatctgtcgaaaatcatttgataGTGACTTCTTCTTAACATTTTCTCCTGAGCGTGTTtctctttcccacccgtttttttattcggtcattctttgtaaatttcaactttctttattgcgtaaattcaatcgccacgtgctaccgaaaatcttgtgtcacTTTGAACAGCGCAAACAGCTcataacatatatagccccagcttatttatggctgcagatcatcaattgttatgtaattaatcaacagttcgaagggtgctttcttcaaagtggtcaattatcaaacaacaatacatttattttcacattaaaggtgcgagATCGTAATCTGAGAACGTGGCCATAATAAATTAACATGTCCAACACGCTTAACttctattatatatagttatgaacagaataatatatattataattaaaagttttaagtcaaatgtaattttttcttgggATAAGATGTTATGAAATACAACTTCATTATGCTATGCAGGtggtcgccatagaaatcatcaaagtattgcAAGTTAGGACTAGTTTACTTGActtacagactataatatagcgacatatctgcctccaaaaaatatatgcgcttctcaaagttacacttcaGTGAGATGGACATGTGTTTTTGGGGATTTTCTTTAttgctaattatatgaaaattgatttaaaaaaaaagttttattgaagTTGTGTGGTATGAGGATgtcatgcaacttaatttacttacatggTTAGCTACtgccagtggaatactaattttaggtcAACAATGATTacccaatctattaaaatacaagataaatagagaAGGCAAATATTGCTTGTGACATGTACGTAGTTTTTTGATATATCATTATGAGAAAGCagagaaaagcaaaaaaaaaaataaaaacaaaaaaacccacaaaaaacaaacatggaacagggagaaaaaccaacaaaatattttctaaatttggAGTCTAGGAATTTTCTGAACAAAACTATCAAAAAAGTAGAACTTGAAGAAGGGGAAATTATATACAAGCAATCGAAAATATTGAATCACGTCAAAGAATTCTATGAAAATCTATATACATGTGCTGATtcagatttaataaatattaacctTGAAGAAATTATTAAAGTAGATATTCCTAAGTTAGAACCAGATATATCTAGCTCGTTAGAAGCTGAAATCTCTGAAAAAGAAGTTCTTGAGGttctaaaaaatatgaaaaataacaaatcacCAGGTAGTGATGGTTTTACAGTTGAATTCTTTAAATTCTTTTGGAAGGATCTAAaactttttatcttaaatgCAATCAAccttatttttctgaaaaaggAACTTCCTATTTCCCAGAGATTGGGAATTATATCATGTTTACCAAAAGGTGACAAACCAAGACAGTATTTGAAAAACTGGAGACCCATCACTCTTCTGAATGTTCTCTATAAGCTTATATCAGGATGTATTAGTTATCGAATTAAATCTACACTAGACTATATTATATCTGATACACAAACAGGCTTTCTTAAAGGAAGATATATTGGAGAAAATACTAgaattatttatgatttaatgtcattcactgaaaatgaaaacataccAGGTCTTTTAGTTCTTATTGACTTTGAGAAAGCCTTCGATTCTGTTTCATGGTCCTTTATATACAAAGCTCTAGAATACTTTGGATTTggaaataatatt
It includes:
- the LOC128168500 gene encoding uncharacterized protein LOC128168500 translates to MFVSYLYSLVPHFATKMYPVFVFFGVLAISHGYVNVAINKPTFQQYPVLDDDKFDSSNAVDGRKSDLSEDGGQCAVSAQEQTATLWVNLTSIHSIHHITVYFMTDNDPWGIVTFT